Part of the bacterium genome, CAGCCCTCGTACTCGCCCAGGTAGATGTCGTCGCTGGCGCGCAGCCGCGCGAACACGTCTTGCACGACGCGGACGTGCTCCTCTTCGCTGGTGCGGATGAAGCGGTCATACTTCACGTGCATCCGCTCCCAGGTTCCCTGGTACGCGCCCACCATCTGGGCGACGTACTCATCCACGGCCAGGCCGGCCTTGGCGGCCTCCAGCACGCTCTTGTTCCCGTGCTCATCGGTGCCGGTGGCGAACACGACCAGCTCGCCCCGCAGGCGATGGTAGCGCGCCAGCACGTCGCACGCGATGGTGGTGTAGGCATTGCCCAGGTGGGGCTGCCCGCTGACGTAATAGATGGGTGTGGTGATGTAGAAGACTTCGGGCATGTTCGTTTCCGCTGTTCAGGTGATGCTGCCCTGTAGGGCGGGGGCTCGTACCCCGCCCCGCATGGCACAAAGTAGACAGACTGGGCGGGGTACGAGCCCCCGCCCTACAGGGCTGCTAGTGATGGCAGCCGGCGCAGCTACCCTTCGAGCAGCTACTGCAACTGCTGCCGCCGATGGAGCCCCCGCCGGAGCTGTGCCCGGCGAAGACCGACATGAGCCGCTGGCTGCGGGCGCAGTGGCACTCGGGGCAGGGCCCCGGCTTGTCCCGCTGCTCCCGCGACATCAGTTTCTCGAAGACATGCTCGCAGCGCTTGCACTTGTACTCATAGACAGGCATGGACGATCATTCCTGTGGCGGTGTGGGCCCCTTGCGGCGCGGCCGCGTCCGTGGGCGGCGCCGACGCCGGGGCTGTTCCCCGGTGGCTGGCGCCTCGCCGGCAGTCGGGGCGGACGGCGCCTGCGGCGCGGGGGCCGGCCTGGCCGGCGGGGCCGGGGCGGCCCCTTGCGGGGTCGCGCCCTCAGCCGGCTTGCGCCTGCGATCCGAGCGGCGACGCCGGCGACGCCGCGACGACGGCCCTGCTTCCTCGCCGGCGGGCGCTTCCGCAGCAGCGTCCGGGGCCGTCGCCGGCGCCGGTTTGTCGGCGGCGGCGCGGCGTGGCGGCCGCGAGGTGGGCTCCCCGCGCGCCGGGCGCTCGCCTCGCGCCGGGCGTTCACCGCGTGACGGTCGCTCGGCCCGTGACGGGCGCATGCGGCTGCGCGGTTCCTCAACGGTCGCCTCGTCACCGGTCGGCAGCGGCGGGACGGCCTGTCGCGCTTCCCTGACGCACTCGGGTTCCGGTGCATCCAGCGCCCAGATGTAGTCGGCCTTCAGGTCCTCGGTCTCCTCATTGGGGTACTGGACCTGGACCCGCTCATGCATCAGGTTCACATGCTTGACGACGGCCTGCCCCTTGAGCGTGTTCACCGTCTGCCCGGCCTTGGGCAGCTTCCGCGCCAGTTCGCAGTACGTCTCGTGCTCGAACCGCAGGCAACACATCAGCCGGTCGCAGATGCCGCTGATCTTGGCCGGGTTCAGGGACAGTCCCTGGTCCTTGGCCACGCGGATGCCGACCGGATCGAAGTTCCGCAAGAAGGCATTGCAGCACAGCGGGCGGCCGCACGGCCCCAGCCCGCCGATCATCTTGGCCTGGTCGCGCACCCCGACCTGGCGCAGCTCGATGCGCGTCTTGAACGTCTCGGCCAGATCGCGCACCAGCGCGCGGAAGTCTACCCGGCCCTCGGCCGAGAAGAAGAACACGAGCCGCTGCCCGTCGAACGTGTAGTCGGCGGCGATGAGCCGCATGGGCAGGTTGTGAGCCGTGACCTTCTCTTCGCAGACGCGCCGGGCCTCGCGCTCCTTCTGCCGCAGCTCCTGTTCCCGGGCCAGGTCCTCCGGGGTGGCTCGGCGCAGCAGCGGCTTGAGCTGCCGCCCCTCGTCGGCGCCGGGCAGATCATACTTCACGAACACGACTTCGCCGATGTCCACGCCCTTCTCGGTCTCGGCCAGCACCTGGTCGCCCTGGCGCACGCGCAGACCATTCGGCGCAAAGTAGTATACCCTACCGCTCCGGCGAAAGGAAACACCGATCGCGGCAGGCTCGGCATACTCGAAGTACTCTTCGGTCATGGTTTCACGTTCTCGTGTTCTCCGCCCCGCCGCTACGCCGTAGCCACCATTTGCTGCCGGTCCCGGAGCCGCTTGAGCACCTCGGTCAGCCGCTTGATGAGTTCCGGCTGCTCGGCCTTGAAGTAGCCGAAGCTGAGCTGGTGCGAGGCGACCTGGAAGCGGGGCAGCAGCGGCTTGGCCCCGCTGCGTTGCTGCTTGAGTGTGGGCACATACAGCCCGCGCATCACCCGCTGCTCGCGGTCGCTGAACTGGTTGTCTTCGGTCATCGTCACCGTGACGCGCTGGTCGGCCACGGCGATGTCGGCCACCCCCACCTCCATCGCCAGCAGCTTGAGCTGCACGATGCGGCCCAGGTTCCTCACCGGCGACGGCAGCGGACCGTAGCGGTCCTTGGTCTCCTTGACGAGCGCCTGGAGCTGGTCGCGATCCTCGACCGCCGCCAGCCGCCGGTAGAGCGAGATGCGCTGGTTCTCGTTGGGCACGTACTCGGCCGGGATGATCGCCTCCAGCGGCAGGTCCACGGTCGGGTGGCCCTCCGCCGAGCGCGTCTTCTCACCCTTGAGGGTCTTGACGGCGTCGGCCAGCATCTGCGTGTACAGGTCCAGCCCGACGGCGGACATGTGCCCGCTCTGCTCGGCCCCCAGGATGTCCCCGGCCCCGCGGATCTCCAGGTCGCGCAGCGCGATCTGGAACCCGCTGCCCAGCTTGCTGAATTCCTCGATGGCCTTGAGCCGCTCCTCGGCCTCCTGGGTCATCCGGTCCGGGTAGCGATAGAGCAGGTAGGCGAAGGCCTGGCGGCTGGACCGCCCGACCCGCCCGCGCAGCTGATAGAGTTGCGAGAGCCCCAGACGGTCCGCGTCATCTACCACAATAGTGTTGACGTTCGGGATGTCCAGGCCGTTCTCGATCAGCGTCGTGCAGACCAGGACATCAAAGTCCTCGGCGTAGAACGCCATCATGACGCGCTCGAGGTCGTGTTCCTCCATCTGGCCGTGCGCCACGGCCACCCGCGCTTCGGGCACCAGGCGCTGCACGTGGGCCGCGACGTGGCCAATGGACTGGACGCGGTTGTGGACGAAGTACGCCTGCCCCCCGCGCGCCAGCTCGCGCCGCAGGACCTCGGCCATGAGCGCGTCATCGCGCTCGCGCACCTCGGTGTGGATCGCCAGGCGCCCCTGGGGCGGGTCATTGATGATCGATATCTCGCGAATGCCCGACAGGGCCATGTTGAGCGTCCGCGGGATCGGCGTGGCGGTCAGGGTGACGACATCCACCCCCTCGCGAAAGCGCTTCAGCTTCTCTTTCTGCCGCACCCCGAAGCGCTGCTCCTCGTCAATCACCAGCAGGCCCAGGTCGGCGAAGCTCACGTCCTCGCCCAGCAGCCGGTGGGTGCCGATGACAATGTCCACGGCCCCGGCCTTCAGACTGCTCACCAGGCGGCGCTGTTCCGTCGGCGTCTTGAAGCGGCTGAGCACCCCCACCTCGACCGGGTAGCGTGACAGGCGCTCCCGAAAGGTGTTGAAGTGCTGCTGAGCCAGCACCGTTGTCGGCACCAGCACCGCCACCTGCTTGCCGCCCAGCACCGCCTTGAACGCCCCACGGATGGCGACCTCGGTCTTGCCGTAGCCGACATCCCCGCAGATGAGGCGATCCGCAGGAACAGGTTTCTCCATGTCCTGCTTCACGTCCTCTATGGCACGGAGCTGGTCCGGCGTCTCCTCGAAGCGGAACGAGGCCTCCAGCTCCTTGAGCCACGGGGAGTCCGAGGCGAAGGCATGGCCCTGCGCCATCTCCCGGGCCGTGTACAGCCGCATCAGTTCTCGGGCCAGTAACTGCGCCGAGCGCTTGGCGCGTTTCTTGGTCAGGTCCCAGCGCCCGCGCTTCAGGCTCGTGATGACCGGTTTGGCCTGCTCGGCCCCGATGTACTTCTGCACCCGGTCAAGCTGCGTCACCGGCACGTACAGCTTCTCGTCCTCGGCATACTGCAGCAGCATGTAGTCGCGTTCGATGCCGCCGACCGTCTGCTTGGACAGCCCCTTGTAGATGGCCACCCCGTGGTTGATGTGCACCACGTAGTCGCCCTCGTTCAAGTCGCGCAGCGACAGGAGCTGGAAACCCCGGGCGTAGACCGGCTCATCGGGCCGGCGCAGCTTCCGCCAGCCGAAGATCTCCCGCCCCGTCAGCAGCACCAGCTTGGCCTCAGGCAGCCGGAAGCCGCTGTCGAGGTCCAGGGGGGACACCGTGATCTGCCCGGCCTTCAGCTCCGCCTCCGGCCGCGCCACCACATCCCGCAGCCCCCGCGACTGCAGCACCTCCGCCGTCCCGTCCATGTCGCGCGAGCACACCAGCATGTGCTGGCCCTCGCGCTGCCACTCGCCCAGCCCGTCCGCCAGCAGCTCGAAGCGCCCGCCGAAGCTGTCCACGGGCGGGGTCGCCAGGTGCACCAGCGGCGCCTTCGGCGCCCACGGCACCTGCCGCTGCAGCATGCTCAGGTACACGATCGGCCGTCCGCGCGTCAGGTGCAGGGCCGCCAGCTTGTCAAAGTGCATCACCGACGTGTCGGGCAGCCGCAAGTGCTGCCCCAGGCGCAGGCCTCGCCGGTAGGCGTCGTGGACATCCTCCTCGAACTGCTGCGCTCCGCTCTGTACCCGCACCGGCTCATCCACGAAGAAGATGGCGTCCGGCGGCAGGTATGAGCACAGGCTTTCGGGCTCGGGATAGATGTACGGTAGATAGTGCACGAGGCGCGGCATGGGCCGGAGCTGCTCCAGCAGTTCCAGGTCCTCGCTCAGGCGCTCCTTGAGCACCGACGCCTCGCGGTGCTTGCCTTCCTCGTTCAGCCGGTCCAGCTCGCGCCGGTAGGCCCCCTTGATGATCGGCAGGGCCCGGTTGACGGCCCGCTCGGTCAGCAGGATCTCTCCCGCCGGCCCCAGGCCGATCCGCTGGATCGTGTCCACCGACCGCTGGGTCAGCGGGTCGAAATGCCGGATCGTCTCGACCTCGTCGCCGAACAGCTCGATGCGCGCCGGGAGCGTGCTAGTCGGCGGCGAGACGTCCACAATGCCCCCGCGCACCGAGAACTGCCCAACATCATCTACCAGGTCCACCGACTCATAGCCCAGGTTGTACAGTGCCCGGGCCAGATCATCGCGGTCAATCTCGTCCCCCACGGCCACCTCGCGCCGTGCCGCCACCAGGTCCGCGCTCGGCATCGTCAGGGTCGTGATGGCGCGGATGCTCGCCACGACGATCACGGGCTCGCCAGCGCACAGGCGCTCCAGCACCGTCAGCCGCTCAGCCACGGTCGCCCGCTCGGGGGTCACGCCGTCATACAGGGCAGAAGCGACGGAGGGATAGATGAGCACCTGCCGCTGGGCGGCGGGTGTCGCGTCGTGTGCGACGGGCCCCGCCGCTGCCGTCCTGCCTACAACCCGGGCGGGGTCCCCGTCGGGCCGTTGGCCCGACACCCCGCCCTGCAGGAGGGCCCGCAGGTCCGACGCGAGCTGCGTCGCCCGCTCGTCATTGAAGGTCAGGACCAGGGCGCTCCGACGGGCGTCCGCCAGGAGTGCAGCCATGAAGAAGGACTTGCCGCCCCCGCTGATCCCCTCGACGCACACCTGCTGTCCCTGCCGGACGGCGGCGGCAATCTCCTGGTATGGCGGCGTCCCCTCGATGATCCACTTCAGGTTGTTGATGGCAGCGTTCGACACGATGGATGATCGCTGGGGGGTCTGCCCCCCGAGGGGTCTGTCCCCGGAGGAGCGGCGTCAGCCGGTCCGCAGGGGGCTGACCCCGTCTATGTCAGTGCCATGGGCCCGGCGGGGTCGGTCCCCTACGCCAGGTGCTCCCACACCAGCGAAGCGGCCCCGACCATTCCGGCCCGGTTGCCCAGCTCCGCCGGCACGATGTTCGCCGGATCGAAGCGGCTGATCCGCCCGGCGTGGCGTACCGTGCGGCGGATCGAGCCGAACAGCACCTCCCCCGCCGCGGCGATCCCGCCGCCCAGGATGACCTTGTCCGGATCGCACAGGACGATGATGTTGCAGATCGCCAGACCCAGGTAGTGCCCGACCTCGTCCATGACTTCCGCGCACAGCGCATCGCCGTCGCGCGCCTGGTCGGCGATGAGCCGCGGGTCAATCTGCTCGTGCTCGGCCCCCACGATGTCGCCCAGGCGACTGGGACGGCCCTCCTGCAGCTTGCGGACGGCCAGGTCCACGATGGCTTGCCGGCCCGTCAGGGCCTCCAGGCAGCCATGGCTGCCGCAGCCACACTTCGGCCCGCCCGGCTGGATGATGAGATGCCCCACCTCGCCCAGGATCTGCCGCGGGCCGCGCAGCACCTTGTTCTCGATGGCGATGCCGCCGCCCACGCCGGTGCCGAGCGTCAGCAGGGCCATGTAGCGGCAGCCCCGCCCGGCGCCGTGGCGCAGTTCGGCCAGCGTGGCGCTGTAGGCGTCATTGGAGATGACGACCTGCAGGCCGGTGACGCGCTGCAGCACCCGGGCGGCGTTCACCCCGTCCAGGACGTGCAGGTTCGGGCACTGCCTGATCAGGCCGGTATGGGGGTCCACCGGCCCGGGGATACCGATGCCCAGACCGGCAATGCCGCGCTCGGGGGCGGTGTCGCGGGCCAGCCGCTGGGCCGCCCGGCCCAGCTCTTCCAGGACTTCGTCGGGGTTCGAGCTCTGGGGGGTCTGGTGGCTGGTCTCGGCCAGCAGCCGCCCCTCACGGTCCAGTACGCCAACCGAGAAGGTCGTCCCACCCAGGTCAATGCCCAGTGCCAGGTCCGCATCCGGCATGGAACTCACTCACTCCTGCAACGGTTGGGCCGCGTGTCGGGGCTGTAGCGGGAGAGGTACGCCCGACACTCCTGTCGGGCGTCGCCAGGCGGAGCATCGGCCCCACAGACAGCCCCTACGCCGGCCTACTGATCGCCAAAGGGGTCCTCATTCTCGCCGACGGGGCCGTAGTCATCCGGCGGTGTCGGGGGCGGGCCCTGCGGCGGGGCCTGCGGCGCCGACGGACGCGGAGCCTGGTTGGCCCCGGGCGGTCCCGACTGCCCGCGAGCGGCGCGGCGCCGCTCGGCTTCGGCGCGGCTCTCGAGGAAGCGCACGTTGTTGGCCACGATCTCGACCGCATACTGCCGCTTGCCGTCCTGCCCCTCCCACGAGCGCGACTGGATGCGGCCCTCGACGCCGACCAGGGAGCCCTTGTCCAGGTACTGGGCGACCAGCTCGGCGGTCTTCTGGAAGGCCACGATGTTCAGCCAGTCGGTCTGGTCCTCGCCGCTCTCACTCTTGCGGCCGCGGTCCACCGCCAGGCGGAAGTTCGCAATGGGCATGCCGCTGGGCGTATAGCGCATCTCCGGATCGTTCGCCAGACGACCGACCAGCACAACGCTGTTGATCATGTTGATCCCTCCGGCCCGGCTGGAATGGGGTGGTTCTCAAGGCGAAGCAGCGGAGGACAAGCGCCCTCCGCTGCTGTGCAGTTCGCTGCGATGCAGTTCGCCGCTGAGGCTCGGCCATATGGCCCGCCGTCAGCGCTTCAGGCTTCTTCCGCAGGAGCTTCGTCAGCCGCCGGAGCCTCACCTGCATCAGCCTCGGGCGCGGCCTCCGCCTCGGCTTCGGGGGCGGTCTCAGGCGCCTCGGCCTCCGGCTCAGCGGCGGCTTCAGCAGCGGGAGCTTCGGCAGCCGGAGCCTCGGCGGCCGGAGCTTCAGCCGCGGGGGCCTCAGCCGGCGCAGCTTCCGGCTCGGCGGCCTTGGCCTGCGGGTCGAAGATCGCCTTGGGGTTGGCCACGACGACAATGCCGCGCACGATGCCCTCGATCAGGTGCATCTCGTGCTTGACCTCGTCCACCACGTCCCCGAAGCTCTTGAAGTACGTGATCATGTAGGTGCCGGCGGTGTGGCCGTCAATCTCGAAGGCCAACCGGCGGCGGCCGAACTCGCGGGTGGCGACCAGCTCGCCGCCCATGTTCTGCACATGCTGCTCCAACGTGCTGACAATGCCCTCCAACGCGGCCTCGTCCAGCGCGGAATCTACGATGTACATCGCCTCATAGAGCACAGGCTGTTTGGGCAACCCGTTCACATCCTTCCCTTGGCCAAGAGGCTCTGCCGCGTGCGCGGCGGAGCAGGAAGAAGCGCTGATCCCGCTCAAGCGGGATCAGCGTCCTAACACTGGCGCGAATAGTGGACAAGTAGTATAGCACAACCCCGTCGGCAGAGCAACACCCGGGCTGTCCGCTCTCCGCTGGGTGTAGCCCACGTTCGCCGGTGGGCTACCAGCAGCGACCAGGGCGGGGTGTCGGCGTCAGACTGCGCAGCAGTCTGGGCCGACGGGGACCCCGCTGCGGGGAGCCACCGGGACAGCGTTCGGGGCGGGGTCCCTGTCGGCTTCGCCGACACCCCGCCCTGGCCCTGGCGCGACACCGACTGCGCCCCCTCATCTCCCGTCGGGCAACCCCTCCAGGAAGCCCTCAATCGACTCCGCCGTCTCCTCGGGGTACTCCTCGGGCAGGAAGTGCCCGCAGCGGTCGAACACCTGGATCTCACAGCCCAGCTGCCGGGCCAGCTTCCGCCCGGCCCACAGCGGCACCACCGGATCGTCCGCGCCCCATAGCACCAGCGCCGGGCAGGAGACACTCCGCGCCAGCCCCCGCACGTCGCGTAGCGGCGGCGCCTGGCCCAGCGACCGCCAGCAGGCCGCATGGCCCTGTACCCGCAGCGGACGCAGCAGCGCCTCCTGCAGCGCCGGTGTCAGTTCGTGGTTCGGGGTGATGATCTGCCGGGCCAGGCGCTGCAGAGGCCGCGGGCCGGCGCGGAACTTGCCCAGCACCCACGGCAGCGCCGGGCTGTGCGCCAGCAGCCAGACGATCACGTAGCCGTGCGGCGCCTGGCCCCAGTCCGCATCGGCCAGCACGACACCGGCCACCCGCTCGGGATGCGCCCGGGCGGCCATCAGCGAGGCCCTGCCCCCGAGCGAGTGCCCGACGAGCACCGCCCGCCCCAGGCCCAGCTCGTCCATGAGCCCCACCACTTCGTCCACCCAGTCCGCGGGCTGCGCGTGCGGGGGCCGGGCCGAGGCGGCAAAGCCCCACAGGTCCAGCGCCACGGTGCGGTGGCGCCGGGCAAGCCGCTCCTGGACGGGGCGCCAGGTGTCCAGGTGCTCGGCGAACCCGTGCAGGAGCAGGACGGCTGGCTCCCCCTCGCCCATGTCACGGAAGGCCACCGGTTCCCCCTGGATGCTGACATGCCGCGCCCCCGGGGGCAGCACATCCGCCAGTGTGAGGTCTTCAGGTGGCGCGGGAGTCCGGTCCGCCAGGACCGAAGCCACCCAGCTCAGCCCCCCCAGACCGGTGAAGCCCTGCAAAGTCCCCAGCCAATGCGGCCCCCTGAGCGAATCCATCTAGTCTGCGACCTCCCGAATGGTCTCCCAGTCCTGGTACAGCAGCACGACCTCGATGCGCGGGTAGGCTTCCTTCACCACCTGCCGGGCGAGCTGCAGTTGCTCGACGTGGAAGGCCTCTTCCGCCGGCGGGCTGCCCAGCCGCTCGCTCCCGCCGTAGGCGCGGCAGTCCACGTGGTTGGCGATGACGAGGCGGTTGGCCTCCAGCGCCGCGATGGCCGTCTCCAGGGCTTCGAGCACGACCGGCCGCGACACCGGGTCCAGCAGGGCCCGGGCCGCCCCGGGCAGGGCCATCGAGGCGAAGCCGCCCGAGCCACTCCACTGCGTCAGCCACGGTGGCAAGGCGCCCTCCAGCGCGGCATGGAAGCGAGGATCAATGCAGCGCAACAGCACATTCGGGCAATACGTCCCCCGGTAACGAAACGGGTTGCTGTAGGTTACCTGCCGCATGGGTCATCCCTCCCTGATCAGGAAGATGCGGTCCGTGTACACCGCCTCCACTTGCTCGGGGTTGTTCATCGGCGCGATCCAGAAGTACATGCCGCCCTTCAGGTCCTGCACTCCCAGGTCATAAGTGTGGTACTCGCCGTCCCCGGCCTGCTCCAACTGGGCCTTGAGCCCTACCACACCCTTGCGCGCGGTCGCGTCATACAGTCCCATCTCGAACGCCGGCCCGGCCTTGGTCTTCGCGTCACAGCGGGCGACGAGATAGCAGTGCCATTTGCCCAGGGCGGTCAGGTCGCCGGGGATCGGGTACTGAGTGGCCCACTGCGGATGCGTGGCGGGCATGCGCGCCGCCATCCCGTCGGAGGCCTTCGGGTCGTCCACGACGGTCACCCAGTTGCCCAGGCCATGCAGCGTGAACTCGGCCTGCTGCACATCCATCCACTGGTCGGGCTTGAGGCCCGCGGCCTCGGCCGGCGTCTTCGCCTCCTTGCCCGGCGGCGGGAACATGCCGCGCAGGATAGGCTCGTAGGTGGCAAAGGCTGCGCCCTCGCGGAAGTTCCCGACATTGAAGCTCCGGGCAGCCGCGATGAGGTCCTCCACGGCCGCGCGGGGCTCGGGCGGGCCCAGGAACCGGCCGCCCGTCATCGCCGCATAGCGCTTGAACGCCCGGTAGCGCTGCAGCCACGTGTGGTCCAGCGGCATCCGCGCCCGGCGCACGCGCGTGGTCAGCACCAGGTCACCCTCTACCCGCCGGAAGGCCTCGTCGAGCAGTTCGGTAGCCTTGTTCGCCGTCTCCAGGTCCATCCACGGCGAGGTGTCCTTCATGTAGCACGGCAGGTAGGCCCCGGACTTGGTCAGCGCGTCCTGCAGCAGTGTGATGTACTGCCCCAGCGGCTCGGCCGCCGCGCCGTAGTAGCCCTTGAGGAACTCGGCGATCAGTGCCTGTTCGTCGCGCGACGGGTCCCACATCACGTGCGCCAGCAGCCACGCCCGCAACTCGGGGAAATCGCTGCACGAGCAGCCCGCATCGCCCTGCTCGAACAGGCCGATGGCCTTGTGCTTGATGAAGAAGCGGACATCGGACGCCAGCACGCGCAGGTTCGGGTGGGGGATGATGTAGTTGGCGAAGTCGGTGACGTAGTTCCAGATGTAGAGCTGTGGGGCGATGGCGCTCCAGCCCTCGATGTCGGCGCGGAACTTCTCGTTTTGGGCGCCCTCGGCCAGCGGCTGGGCCGACGAGGCCTCAATCGAACACAGCCGCACGATCACGTTGCTGGCTGGCTTGACCAGCTTCGGGGGCTGGCGGGTGTATGTGTACGCCAGCGTCTCCACCAGCGTGCCCGGGAACTCCTTCTCGATGTCCGCGGCGACGGCATTGACGAAGCGGAGCAGGTTGCCCGCCTCCGTCCCCTCCTCCTCCAGCACGGCCTTGCACTTGGCGCACTGGCACGCTCCGTGGCAGTCGTTCTGGGCGATGGAGATCATCCCCGCCGTCGGGTCCTTGCGTAGCCACGCCAGCGCCTGCCTGGTCAGCTCTGCCCGCATCTCGTCATTAGTCAGGCAGAGCTGCGCCCCCTCGGCCACGCGCTTGCCGTTGATCTCGCTGTACCACTCGGAGTGGGCCTGGAAGTACTTCGCGGGCGGCAGGAGCTGGCTGAAGGTGTGGCACCAGCCCAGGATGCGGTAGTGGCCGCCATACTCCGCCGGCACGCGCTCGAAGTGCCCGTTGCACTTGGAGCGTGCGGCGTAGACCCCGTCGAACGCGCCCCGGTAGAAGGCCTCTCGGTACTGCAGCGCCGGGACGTACCGGGTGTTCAACTCGGGGATCGTCAGCGTCGGCTTGTGGGGGATGAACGTCTCATCGGGCCGCGAGCCCCACCACCGCACGCCCACGACGTCCTCGAGGAACGTGTACACGGCATAGAGCGTCCCGCGCGGCGGCCCGCCGAGCAGATAGAGCCGATCCCCGGCGGTCCGCAGGATGGTCCCGTCATGCTTCAGGGAGACGATGTCTTCCGCGGGGAACGCGGCCTTGAAGGCGGCGGTCTGCCCGACGACGATGAGCTTCTTCCCCGCCGGCGCCGCCCCTTCGGCGCAGATCGGCAGCTCGGCTCCCGTCGCCAGCTTCAGATGGGCCTGCAGCTCCTGCGCCGCCGTCTGCTCGGGCGCGATGGCGTCCCTGGCGGTCACGATGGCGTAGTCCGAAGCGCCGTCCTTCACGAGCGTGAGCGCCATGGCGTTCACCCCCGACATGAGTATCCCAGCAAGCGCCAGTCCCACGAGTCGCATCATACCAGCACTCCCTCTAGATAGGCGACCGCCGGGCAAGGGAAACGGCGTCCTCACCCCGCAGACTGCTGCGCAGTCTGAGCCCCTCTCCCTCGCCCGTCTTCGCCCTGCGGGCTACGGCGGACTCCGGAGAGGGGAGAACGGCCTGGGGACGACGCTCTGTGGCTTCGAGACCACAGAGTGATCGGATGGTCCCCTCTCCGGAGCGGAACGAAGTGGAGCGAGGGAGAGGGGCAGGGGTGAGGACGCCGTTGCCGTCCCGGCCCCCCTACTCCACCACCTTGAACACCCGCAGATCCTCCGCCCCCAGCGTTTCCGTCACCGTCGTCTTCCCCGCCAGGCCCCCGTCCCCAATCAGGACCGCAACGCCCTTCATCCCCTTGAGCCCGAGCCCCTTCGCATCCACCGTCAGCGTGTACGCCTGCGGCTGGTCGCTGCTGTTGAACACCGTGAAGTACACGTCCTTGCCCTTGCCCCAGCGCTCGATGTAGACCTTCGGGTTGCCGGTCGTCGCGCAGGTCAGCGGCTCCCAGCCCGCCGCCGCAATCGCCTGCGCCACGGGCAGGTACTGCTTGAACAGGTGGCGGTCGCGGTTGTAGATCTCCGGCCGCGTCCAGTACGTCGCGTCGGCGGCGTTGTGGGAGAAGAAGCTGGGCATCATGCCGTAGAAGATCGCGCGCTTCATGTACCGCTCGACCATCTCGACCGGGAAATCCTCGAACACGGTGTTCTGCAGCAGCAGGTAGGGCCGCTGGTAACACAGCGCCCGCTTGAAGTTGCAGTCCGCATCGCGCATCGGCGTCCACTTCCCGCCGTAGTGCCAGTTCGTCTCGGTTCCCATCAAGTCCAGCACGGCCGCGGGCTGGGCGAAACGGTGCAGCGCGGAGTTGGCAAAGATCATGCGCTGCTGGGCGTGCATCTGCTCGCTGACATCCTTGATGAACTCGTACGTGGCGAACATCAGCATCTCGGTCGGCAGGCCCTCGTCGGTGGTGTAGACCAACGGCACGTCGGCGGCCCGCCAGTGCTTCCGGTCGAAGTCCAACTGACTCGCGCCCATCTCCAGCGAGTCGATGTACGTGCCATCCACCCGCGCCGTGCTGACCTTCCCCGGCTCCAGTCCCCCGTTGCGCGCCAGGTTCGCGTCCTGGCCGCCCACTGTCACGGACACATCATCGAACCACACCTTCCCCGTGTGCCCGCCCCGGAACAGCAGCCACAGCGATATGCCGGTGACGGGCTTGTCCAGATTGATCGTGACGGTCTTCTGCTCCCAGTCGTGGGTGCCCACGGAGAAGCTGGCCGCATGGCCCCAGCTTGCCGACCCGTCGGCCAGCCTCAGGTCGCAGTACAGGGAGAAGTCCTTG contains:
- a CDS encoding single-stranded DNA-binding protein, producing MINSVVLVGRLANDPEMRYTPSGMPIANFRLAVDRGRKSESGEDQTDWLNIVAFQKTAELVAQYLDKGSLVGVEGRIQSRSWEGQDGKRQYAVEIVANNVRFLESRAEAERRRAARGQSGPPGANQAPRPSAPQAPPQGPPPTPPDDYGPVGENEDPFGDQ
- a CDS encoding stage 0 sporulation family protein, which codes for MTEEYFEYAEPAAIGVSFRRSGRVYYFAPNGLRVRQGDQVLAETEKGVDIGEVVFVKYDLPGADEGRQLKPLLRRATPEDLAREQELRQKEREARRVCEEKVTAHNLPMRLIAADYTFDGQRLVFFFSAEGRVDFRALVRDLAETFKTRIELRQVGVRDQAKMIGGLGPCGRPLCCNAFLRNFDPVGIRVAKDQGLSLNPAKISGICDRLMCCLRFEHETYCELARKLPKAGQTVNTLKGQAVVKHVNLMHERVQVQYPNEETEDLKADYIWALDAPEPECVREARQAVPPLPTGDEATVEEPRSRMRPSRAERPSRGERPARGERPARGEPTSRPPRRAAADKPAPATAPDAAAEAPAGEEAGPSSRRRRRRRSDRRRKPAEGATPQGAAPAPPARPAPAPQAPSAPTAGEAPATGEQPRRRRRPRTRPRRKGPTPPQE
- the mfd gene encoding transcription-repair coupling factor — translated: MSNAAINNLKWIIEGTPPYQEIAAAVRQGQQVCVEGISGGGKSFFMAALLADARRSALVLTFNDERATQLASDLRALLQGGVSGQRPDGDPARVVGRTAAAGPVAHDATPAAQRQVLIYPSVASALYDGVTPERATVAERLTVLERLCAGEPVIVVASIRAITTLTMPSADLVAARREVAVGDEIDRDDLARALYNLGYESVDLVDDVGQFSVRGGIVDVSPPTSTLPARIELFGDEVETIRHFDPLTQRSVDTIQRIGLGPAGEILLTERAVNRALPIIKGAYRRELDRLNEEGKHREASVLKERLSEDLELLEQLRPMPRLVHYLPYIYPEPESLCSYLPPDAIFFVDEPVRVQSGAQQFEEDVHDAYRRGLRLGQHLRLPDTSVMHFDKLAALHLTRGRPIVYLSMLQRQVPWAPKAPLVHLATPPVDSFGGRFELLADGLGEWQREGQHMLVCSRDMDGTAEVLQSRGLRDVVARPEAELKAGQITVSPLDLDSGFRLPEAKLVLLTGREIFGWRKLRRPDEPVYARGFQLLSLRDLNEGDYVVHINHGVAIYKGLSKQTVGGIERDYMLLQYAEDEKLYVPVTQLDRVQKYIGAEQAKPVITSLKRGRWDLTKKRAKRSAQLLARELMRLYTAREMAQGHAFASDSPWLKELEASFRFEETPDQLRAIEDVKQDMEKPVPADRLICGDVGYGKTEVAIRGAFKAVLGGKQVAVLVPTTVLAQQHFNTFRERLSRYPVEVGVLSRFKTPTEQRRLVSSLKAGAVDIVIGTHRLLGEDVSFADLGLLVIDEEQRFGVRQKEKLKRFREGVDVVTLTATPIPRTLNMALSGIREISIINDPPQGRLAIHTEVRERDDALMAEVLRRELARGGQAYFVHNRVQSIGHVAAHVQRLVPEARVAVAHGQMEEHDLERVMMAFYAEDFDVLVCTTLIENGLDIPNVNTIVVDDADRLGLSQLYQLRGRVGRSSRQAFAYLLYRYPDRMTQEAEERLKAIEEFSKLGSGFQIALRDLEIRGAGDILGAEQSGHMSAVGLDLYTQMLADAVKTLKGEKTRSAEGHPTVDLPLEAIIPAEYVPNENQRISLYRRLAAVEDRDQLQALVKETKDRYGPLPSPVRNLGRIVQLKLLAMEVGVADIAVADQRVTVTMTEDNQFSDREQRVMRGLYVPTLKQQRSGAKPLLPRFQVASHQLSFGYFKAEQPELIKRLTEVLKRLRDRQQMVATA
- a CDS encoding zinc ribbon domain-containing protein, translating into MPVYEYKCKRCEHVFEKLMSREQRDKPGPCPECHCARSQRLMSVFAGHSSGGGSIGGSSCSSCSKGSCAGCHH
- a CDS encoding ROK family protein; protein product: MPDADLALGIDLGGTTFSVGVLDREGRLLAETSHQTPQSSNPDEVLEELGRAAQRLARDTAPERGIAGLGIGIPGPVDPHTGLIRQCPNLHVLDGVNAARVLQRVTGLQVVISNDAYSATLAELRHGAGRGCRYMALLTLGTGVGGGIAIENKVLRGPRQILGEVGHLIIQPGGPKCGCGSHGCLEALTGRQAIVDLAVRKLQEGRPSRLGDIVGAEHEQIDPRLIADQARDGDALCAEVMDEVGHYLGLAICNIIVLCDPDKVILGGGIAAAGEVLFGSIRRTVRHAGRISRFDPANIVPAELGNRAGMVGAASLVWEHLA